In a single window of the Mus musculus strain C57BL/6J chromosome 6, GRCm38.p6 C57BL/6J genome:
- the Gm20594 gene encoding Mtrnr2-like encodes MAKGGFNCLLFLISEIDLSVKRLKYNNKTRRPLVFCT; translated from the coding sequence ATGGCTAAAGGAGGGTTCAACTGTCTCTTATTTTTAATCAGTGAAATTGACCTTTCAGTGAAGAGGCTGAAATATAATAATAAGACGAGAAGACCCTTGGTTTTCTGTACATAG